From a single Pseudomonas triticicola genomic region:
- the gcvA gene encoding transcriptional regulator GcvA, with product MRDLPPTATLRAFEVATRHPTFTAAAQELHVTQSAVSHQLRHLEELWGLQLFERGKALRLTTAGATLAPIVREFFMSLEATLEDLREQKDRVRLTVSTTYSFALKWLLPRLPNLSRLHPELLVSLDTTDTIIHFASGEADVAIRLGKGNYPGLYSEFLFGEQVFPVASPEMLQRVGTPGSPAELLQMPLLIRDGAELAPKWEVWFQSVGLEFLPLREGVRFGDTNMTVEAALLGQGVALVRSGHVENEIADGRLVRLFDVPFTSPLAYYFVCPKGIEAQAHILSFRDWLLSEALKVQNPQR from the coding sequence ATGCGCGACCTGCCCCCGACCGCGACCCTGCGGGCTTTCGAAGTGGCCACTCGGCACCCGACGTTCACCGCTGCCGCTCAAGAACTGCACGTGACCCAAAGCGCCGTCAGTCATCAGCTCCGGCATCTGGAAGAACTTTGGGGATTGCAATTGTTCGAGCGCGGCAAGGCGTTACGCCTTACAACAGCGGGGGCGACGCTGGCGCCGATCGTGCGCGAGTTTTTCATGAGCCTTGAAGCAACGCTGGAGGATCTGCGCGAGCAAAAGGACCGGGTTCGCCTGACCGTCAGCACCACTTATTCGTTTGCCTTGAAGTGGCTGCTGCCACGCTTGCCGAATCTGTCGCGCCTGCACCCGGAGCTGTTGGTGTCGCTGGATACCACGGACACGATCATCCATTTCGCCAGCGGCGAAGCTGATGTCGCCATTCGCTTGGGCAAAGGCAATTATCCCGGTCTGTATTCGGAGTTTCTGTTTGGGGAGCAAGTGTTTCCCGTGGCCAGCCCCGAGATGCTGCAGCGCGTCGGCACGCCGGGCAGTCCCGCGGAGTTGCTGCAGATGCCGTTACTTATCCGCGACGGCGCCGAGTTGGCGCCGAAATGGGAGGTGTGGTTTCAGTCCGTCGGGCTGGAGTTTTTACCGCTGCGCGAAGGCGTCAGGTTTGGTGATACCAATATGACGGTGGAAGCTGCGTTGCTCGGCCAGGGTGTGGCGCTGGTGCGCAGCGGCCATGTCGAAAACGAAATCGCCGATGGCCGTCTGGTGAGGCTGTTCGATGTGCCGTTCACTTCGCCTTTGGCCTACTATTTCGTCTGCCCCAAAGGCATCGAAGCCCAGGCACACATTCTCAGTTTTCGTGACTGGTTGCTCAGTGAAGCATTGAAGGTGCAGAACCCCCAACGCTGA
- a CDS encoding DMT family transporter — protein sequence MPIHLVLLVLFAALLHASWNALLRGGADRLWSMTIMCVAIAIVCLIATFFMAAPAPESWGYALLSALLHVGYNLFLVRSYRVGDLGQIYPISRGSSPALITLGAALFAGETITPAELLGIGLVSGGIMSLAFRGRSLSVPSLPYALGTGCFIAAYSVVDGIGARLSGAPLAYTVWMSALWGVLMPLVYIGLRDARSLFSVRPGMLTAVVGGLVSLLAYAIVIYAMNEAPLGAVSALRETSVLFAALLGYLFLGEKLTVRRMLACVVIASGAIIIG from the coding sequence ATGCCAATCCATCTCGTACTCCTCGTTCTGTTCGCCGCGCTCCTGCACGCCAGCTGGAACGCGTTGCTGCGCGGCGGCGCCGATCGGCTCTGGTCGATGACAATAATGTGTGTGGCCATCGCCATCGTCTGCCTCATCGCCACCTTTTTCATGGCCGCGCCTGCACCTGAGAGCTGGGGTTATGCGCTACTCTCGGCACTGCTGCACGTTGGTTATAACCTGTTTCTGGTGCGCAGCTATCGGGTCGGCGACCTTGGGCAAATCTATCCGATTTCCCGTGGGTCGTCGCCAGCGCTGATCACCCTCGGCGCCGCGCTGTTTGCCGGCGAAACCATTACCCCCGCCGAATTGCTCGGCATTGGTCTTGTGTCGGGCGGGATCATGTCCCTGGCTTTTCGCGGGCGCAGCCTGTCGGTGCCGAGCTTGCCGTATGCGCTGGGCACCGGTTGTTTCATCGCTGCCTACAGTGTGGTCGATGGCATTGGCGCCAGACTGTCGGGGGCGCCGCTGGCTTACACAGTTTGGATGAGCGCCCTGTGGGGCGTGCTGATGCCGCTGGTGTATATCGGCCTGCGCGATGCTCGCAGTCTGTTTTCCGTACGGCCCGGAATGCTGACCGCTGTGGTCGGCGGACTGGTCTCGTTGCTGGCCTACGCAATCGTTATCTACGCCATGAACGAAGCGCCACTGGGCGCGGTGTCGGCGCTGCGCGAAACCAGCGTGTTGTTCGCGGCATTGCTCGGCTATTTGTTTCTCGGTGAAAAGCTCACCGTCCGCAGGATGCTGGCGTGCGTGGTCATCGCCAGCGGCGCCATCATCATCGGCTGA
- a CDS encoding SDR family oxidoreductase gives MGNVSQAPLILITGGSRGVGAATARLAAAQGYDVAISYVANESAALEVVADVEALGRKALAVRADSANPEQVADLFSAIDRSFGRIDVLVNNAGVLAKQSRMEDLSFERMQRIFAVNALGPILCAQQAVKRMAYQHGGTGGAVINVSSASARLGSPNEYVDYAASKGALETFTIGFAKEVAREGIRVNCIRPGHIYTDMHASGGEPGRVDRVKDSIPMGRGGQPEEVARAILWLASAEASFVTGTFLDVTGGK, from the coding sequence ATGGGTAACGTTTCGCAGGCCCCGCTGATTCTGATCACCGGCGGCAGTCGCGGAGTCGGCGCCGCCACCGCCCGACTCGCCGCAGCACAAGGCTACGACGTTGCCATCAGCTACGTCGCTAACGAGTCCGCCGCTCTTGAGGTGGTGGCCGATGTCGAAGCGCTTGGGCGCAAAGCGTTGGCCGTGCGTGCCGACAGTGCCAACCCTGAGCAGGTCGCTGATTTGTTCTCGGCCATTGATCGTTCATTCGGGCGGATCGACGTTCTGGTCAATAACGCTGGCGTGCTGGCGAAACAGTCACGCATGGAGGACCTGAGCTTCGAACGCATGCAGCGCATCTTCGCGGTCAATGCTCTGGGACCGATCCTGTGCGCGCAGCAAGCGGTGAAGCGCATGGCGTATCAGCACGGCGGCACAGGTGGGGCAGTGATCAACGTTTCTTCTGCCTCGGCGCGCTTGGGCAGCCCGAATGAATACGTCGACTACGCAGCATCGAAAGGCGCGCTGGAAACCTTCACCATCGGCTTTGCCAAGGAAGTCGCGCGCGAGGGAATCCGCGTCAACTGCATTCGCCCGGGGCACATCTATACCGACATGCACGCCAGCGGCGGCGAGCCGGGGCGGGTGGATCGCGTGAAGGACTCGATCCCGATGGGCCGGGGCGGTCAGCCGGAAGAGGTAGCGCGGGCCATCTTGTGGCTGGCCAGCGCGGAGGCTTCATTTGTCACCGGGACATTTCTGGATGTGACGGGTGGCAAGTAA
- a CDS encoding LysR family transcriptional regulator, whose product MNRNDLRRVDLNLLIVFETLMHERSVTRAAEKLFLGQPAISAALSRLRSLFDDPLFVRTGRSMEPSARAVEIFALLSPALDSISTAVSRAADFDPATSTSVFRIGLSDDVEFALLPMLLKRLRAEAPGIVLVVRRVNYILMPGLLASGEISIGVSYTTDLPANAKRKVLRRSAPKLLRADTVPGPLSLDDYCARPHALVSFAGDLSGFVDEELEKLGRKRHVVLAVPQFNGLGTLLAGTDIVATVPDYTADALTAAGGLRAEDPPLPTRTFELHMAWRGSQDNDPGERWLRSRIQMFFGDPDSL is encoded by the coding sequence ATGAATCGTAATGACCTGCGTCGTGTCGACCTGAACCTGCTGATCGTGTTCGAAACATTGATGCACGAACGCAGTGTGACTCGGGCCGCGGAAAAATTGTTCCTCGGCCAACCGGCTATCAGTGCGGCTCTGTCGCGCCTGCGCAGCCTGTTTGACGATCCCTTGTTTGTCCGCACCGGCCGCAGCATGGAACCATCCGCGCGCGCGGTGGAAATCTTCGCCCTGCTCTCGCCCGCCCTTGATTCGATCTCGACCGCCGTCAGTCGTGCCGCCGATTTTGATCCAGCGACCAGCACGTCGGTGTTCCGCATTGGGTTATCCGACGACGTCGAATTCGCCCTGCTGCCCATGCTGCTCAAGCGCCTGCGCGCCGAAGCACCAGGCATCGTCCTCGTCGTGCGCCGGGTCAACTACATCTTGATGCCGGGCCTGCTGGCCTCCGGCGAGATTTCGATCGGCGTCAGCTACACCACCGACCTGCCGGCCAATGCCAAGCGCAAGGTCCTGCGCCGCAGCGCACCGAAGCTGCTGCGCGCCGACACCGTGCCGGGGCCGCTGAGCCTCGACGACTACTGCGCCCGACCGCACGCACTGGTGTCGTTCGCTGGCGACCTCAGTGGTTTCGTCGATGAAGAACTGGAAAAACTCGGACGCAAACGGCACGTGGTGCTGGCAGTGCCACAGTTCAACGGACTGGGCACCCTGCTGGCGGGCACCGATATCGTCGCGACCGTGCCGGATTACACGGCGGACGCACTGACGGCAGCTGGAGGGCTTCGTGCTGAAGATCCGCCACTGCCGACGCGGACCTTTGAATTGCACATGGCATGGCGTGGGTCGCAGGATAACGACCCGGGAGAGCGGTGGTTACGGTCGCGAATTCAGATGTTTTTCGGCGATCCGGATAGCCTCTAG
- a CDS encoding zinc-dependent alcohol dehydrogenase family protein, with translation MSRTIRFHKFGPAEVLKCEEHAAAQPGPGEVQVRVEAIGISWYDTLWRQNLASSQARLPSGLGHEMAGVVTAVGADVDDLSVGDKVASFPAESPNDYPVYGESIVLPRTALTRYPDVLSPIEASVHYTPLLIAYFAYADLARVKPGQFALVTDASHCAGPSFVQLGKALGVRVIAATKSAEEREYLLSLGAEKVIVTEEEDLLMRINKITDNRGVDVVFDGLGGPQMSLLGDVLAPRGSLVLYGLQGGNQTPFPACAAFQKNIQFFVHCIGNFTGKPELGIVQDHVALQRALRDINQLTADRVLLPLKTRVFPFNEFVEAHRYMDECPCRERVALQVETA, from the coding sequence ATGTCCCGCACGATCCGTTTTCACAAGTTTGGTCCGGCCGAGGTGCTCAAATGCGAAGAGCATGCGGCTGCTCAGCCAGGTCCTGGCGAAGTGCAGGTGCGTGTCGAGGCAATCGGCATCAGTTGGTACGACACCCTGTGGCGCCAGAACCTGGCGTCGTCCCAGGCACGTCTGCCTTCGGGCCTCGGTCATGAAATGGCTGGGGTGGTCACTGCGGTGGGCGCCGATGTCGACGACCTGTCCGTCGGCGACAAAGTGGCCAGTTTTCCAGCGGAAAGCCCGAACGACTATCCGGTGTACGGCGAGTCGATCGTCTTGCCGCGCACCGCGCTGACCCGTTATCCCGATGTGCTCAGCCCGATCGAAGCGAGCGTGCATTACACGCCGCTGCTGATCGCCTACTTCGCTTATGCCGATCTTGCGCGGGTCAAACCGGGTCAATTTGCGCTGGTGACTGACGCCAGCCACTGCGCCGGCCCGTCGTTTGTGCAATTGGGCAAAGCGCTGGGTGTGCGAGTGATCGCCGCGACCAAATCGGCGGAGGAGCGGGAGTACCTGCTGTCCCTCGGTGCGGAGAAGGTCATCGTCACCGAAGAGGAAGATCTGTTGATGCGCATCAACAAGATCACCGACAACCGCGGCGTCGATGTGGTGTTCGATGGTCTTGGCGGTCCGCAGATGTCGTTGCTTGGCGATGTGCTGGCGCCACGCGGCAGTCTGGTTCTGTACGGCCTGCAGGGTGGTAATCAGACTCCGTTCCCGGCGTGTGCAGCGTTTCAGAAGAACATCCAGTTCTTCGTGCACTGCATCGGCAACTTCACCGGCAAGCCGGAGCTGGGCATTGTCCAGGACCACGTCGCTCTGCAGCGTGCGCTGCGTGACATCAACCAGTTGACCGCTGACCGCGTGCTCCTGCCGCTCAAGACGCGTGTATTCCCGTTCAACGAGTTCGTCGAGGCGCATCGCTACATGGACGAATGCCCATGCCGCGAGCGAGTGGCCCTGCAAGTGGAAACCGCGTAA
- a CDS encoding PLP-dependent aminotransferase family protein — protein sequence MKSARDNDFVYQAVYRYLTTLIDAAGGGAAVRMPSLRQLADRLNVSISTVQYAYSLLEKEGRVYSIAKSGYYAQAQFSMDAPGNGNDLLETLYVNARRPGMCVLSADEPASLQPLDSPLLTLERELLRQYPRQLQTFVQPCGELELRVALAARYTSSTEHFWHADDIYIGADLRGVLEILISVLGLRQATVIVESPCDWVILRLLESCGVRVIEWPLLARGALDLSALESLLKNEPVRLILLSSVLSMPQGNGFTRECQRATAQLLNHHGVWVLENDCYSELDERNDSQRLRSWLDPERLLVFSTFEKLIGAEAPFGFVLSRHWREELQRHFLLRAFRLSPIRQKAIARLLNGGRLDQHLSVLRRMLGERRAVLIQVLHERLGDTLQIVEPQGGATVWVRSLRPVDMANVFRRLLKQQVIVAPGELFSLQGLHADHLRLSALHHGERDLPSVIGLLGDALRLSPGA from the coding sequence GTGAAAAGCGCGCGGGACAACGACTTTGTTTATCAGGCAGTTTATCGATATCTGACCACGCTGATTGATGCTGCCGGAGGTGGTGCGGCGGTACGCATGCCTTCCTTGCGACAACTGGCGGACCGGCTGAATGTCTCCATTTCAACGGTGCAATACGCCTATTCGCTTCTGGAAAAGGAAGGCCGGGTCTATTCGATAGCCAAGTCAGGGTATTACGCGCAAGCGCAGTTCAGCATGGACGCACCCGGCAACGGCAATGATCTGCTGGAGACCCTGTACGTCAACGCCAGACGTCCCGGAATGTGTGTGTTGAGCGCCGACGAACCGGCCTCGCTGCAACCGCTGGACAGTCCATTGTTGACGTTGGAACGTGAGCTTCTGCGCCAATATCCGCGTCAGCTACAGACGTTCGTGCAACCTTGCGGAGAGCTGGAATTGCGGGTTGCCCTGGCAGCGCGGTACACGAGTTCGACAGAGCATTTCTGGCATGCCGATGATATTTATATCGGTGCTGATCTGCGCGGAGTCCTGGAAATTCTGATTTCGGTGCTTGGGTTGCGTCAGGCTACCGTGATCGTCGAATCACCTTGCGACTGGGTGATATTGCGCCTGCTCGAGTCGTGCGGGGTGCGCGTGATCGAGTGGCCATTGCTTGCCCGAGGCGCGCTTGATCTGTCGGCACTCGAATCACTGCTGAAGAACGAGCCGGTACGTTTGATCCTGCTGTCTTCCGTGTTGAGCATGCCCCAAGGCAACGGTTTCACTCGCGAATGTCAGCGGGCCACGGCGCAGTTGCTCAATCATCATGGCGTCTGGGTACTGGAAAACGACTGCTACAGCGAGCTTGACGAGCGCAATGATTCGCAGCGTTTGCGCAGTTGGCTTGATCCTGAGCGTCTGCTGGTGTTTTCCACTTTCGAGAAATTAATCGGCGCGGAAGCACCATTCGGTTTTGTCTTGTCGCGTCACTGGCGCGAGGAATTGCAGCGCCATTTTCTGCTGCGCGCGTTTCGCTTGTCGCCCATTCGCCAGAAGGCGATTGCCCGGTTGTTGAATGGCGGGCGGCTTGATCAGCATTTATCTGTGCTGCGGCGAATGCTGGGTGAGCGGCGAGCCGTGTTGATCCAGGTGCTGCACGAACGTTTGGGCGATACGCTGCAGATAGTCGAGCCGCAGGGCGGGGCGACGGTGTGGGTGCGTTCGTTACGGCCGGTCGACATGGCGAATGTGTTCCGTCGTCTGCTCAAGCAACAGGTCATCGTGGCCCCCGGCGAGCTGTTCAGCCTGCAAGGTCTGCATGCGGATCATCTGCGGTTAAGCGCGTTGCACCACGGCGAGCGGGATCTGCCGAGTGTCATCGGCTTGCTCGGTGATGCCTTGCGCCTGTCACCCGGTGCATAA
- the pgm gene encoding phosphoglucomutase (alpha-D-glucose-1,6-bisphosphate-dependent) → MTLSPFAGKPAPAELLVDIPRLVTAYYTGQPDASISTQRVAFGTSGHRGSSFDLSFNEWHVLAISQAICLYREAQGITGPLFVGIDTHALSTPAGASALEVLAANGVTVMIAEGDEYTPTPAVSHAILCYNRGRTSGLADGIVITPSHNPPQSGGYKYNPTNGGPADTHITKWIEAKANELLANKLAGVKRISYEQALKASTTHRHDYLNTYVADLINVIDFDAIRDAKLRLGVDPLGGAGVRYWSAIAEHYRLDLEVVNKQVDSTFRFMTVDWDGQIRMDPSSSHAMQGLIGLKERFDVAFACDPDHDRHGIVTPSGGLLAPNNYLAVSIDYLFQNRPQWRADAAVGKTVVSSGLIDRVAKRLGRRLYEVPVGFKWFADGLFDGSLGFGGEESAGASFLRKDGGVWSTDKDGLIPALLAAEMTARTGRDPSQAYRALTDELGEPFSVRVDAKANPEQKALLSKLAPEQVTSTELAGEKIQSILSHAPGNDQAIGGLKVMTENGWFAARPSGTEDIYKIYAESFLGDDHLKQLVAEAQTLVDGAISTK, encoded by the coding sequence ATGACACTCAGTCCTTTTGCGGGCAAACCGGCACCGGCAGAACTGTTGGTCGATATCCCGCGACTGGTTACGGCCTATTACACCGGCCAGCCTGATGCATCGATTTCTACCCAGCGAGTGGCGTTCGGCACGTCCGGCCACCGCGGCAGTTCGTTCGATTTGAGTTTCAACGAATGGCACGTTCTGGCCATCAGCCAGGCGATCTGCCTGTATCGCGAAGCCCAGGGCATTACCGGCCCGCTGTTCGTCGGCATCGACACCCATGCATTGTCGACCCCGGCCGGCGCCAGCGCGCTGGAAGTCCTCGCCGCCAACGGCGTCACCGTGATGATCGCCGAAGGCGATGAGTACACGCCGACCCCGGCAGTTTCCCACGCCATTCTCTGCTACAACCGCGGCCGTACCTCTGGCCTGGCGGACGGTATCGTCATCACGCCGTCGCACAACCCGCCACAAAGCGGTGGCTACAAATACAACCCAACCAACGGTGGCCCGGCCGATACCCACATCACCAAGTGGATCGAAGCTAAAGCCAACGAGCTGCTGGCGAACAAACTGGCCGGGGTCAAACGCATCAGCTACGAACAAGCGCTCAAGGCCAGCACGACCCATCGCCACGATTACTTGAACACTTATGTCGCCGACCTGATCAACGTCATCGACTTCGATGCCATCCGCGACGCCAAGCTGCGTCTGGGTGTCGATCCGTTGGGCGGAGCAGGGGTGCGCTACTGGTCGGCCATCGCCGAACACTACCGTCTCGACCTGGAAGTGGTGAATAAACAGGTCGATTCAACGTTCCGTTTCATGACCGTCGACTGGGACGGCCAGATCCGTATGGACCCGTCGTCCAGCCACGCGATGCAGGGCCTGATCGGCCTGAAAGAGCGCTTCGACGTGGCGTTTGCCTGCGACCCGGATCACGACCGCCACGGCATCGTCACGCCGTCCGGTGGTTTGCTCGCGCCGAACAACTATCTGGCGGTATCCATCGACTACCTGTTCCAGAACCGTCCGCAATGGCGCGCCGATGCCGCCGTGGGCAAAACCGTGGTCAGCAGCGGTCTGATCGACCGCGTGGCCAAGCGCCTGGGCCGTCGCCTTTACGAAGTGCCGGTCGGTTTCAAGTGGTTCGCCGACGGTCTGTTCGATGGCTCGCTGGGTTTTGGCGGTGAAGAGAGCGCTGGCGCGTCGTTCCTGCGCAAGGACGGCGGCGTTTGGAGCACTGACAAGGACGGTCTGATTCCTGCCTTGCTCGCCGCCGAAATGACCGCGCGCACCGGGCGCGATCCAAGCCAGGCCTACCGCGCGCTGACCGACGAACTTGGCGAGCCGTTCTCGGTACGTGTCGACGCCAAGGCCAACCCTGAGCAGAAGGCACTGCTGAGCAAGCTGGCGCCGGAACAGGTCACCTCGACCGAGCTGGCAGGCGAGAAGATCCAGAGCATCCTCAGCCATGCACCGGGCAACGATCAAGCCATTGGCGGTCTGAAAGTCATGACCGAGAACGGTTGGTTCGCCGCGCGTCCGTCGGGCACTGAGGACATCTACAAGATCTACGCCGAAAGCTTCCTCGGCGATGACCACCTCAAGCAACTGGTGGCCGAAGCGCAAACGTTGGTGGATGGCGCTATTTCCACTAAGTGA
- a CDS encoding pirin family protein — MLELRPFSSLGGAHHGWLDAHHHFSFAEYYDPQRMSWGNLRVWNDDIIAAGTGFPQHPHRDMEIITYVREGAITHQDNLGNKGRTEAGDVQVMSAGTGIAHSEYNLEDKETKIFQIWILPTETGAPPSWGAKPFPKGEREGFVTLASGKDGDDESLHIRANARLVAANIKAGETAEYRLDEGRRAYLVPATGVIEVNGLRAQARDGVAVAHEQVLTVTAIEDSEIVLVDLA, encoded by the coding sequence ATGCTTGAACTCAGACCCTTCAGCTCGCTGGGCGGCGCCCATCATGGCTGGCTGGACGCGCATCACCACTTTTCCTTTGCCGAATACTACGATCCGCAGCGGATGAGCTGGGGCAACTTGCGCGTGTGGAACGACGACATCATCGCCGCAGGCACCGGTTTCCCGCAGCATCCGCACCGCGACATGGAAATCATCACTTACGTGCGGGAAGGTGCCATCACGCACCAGGACAACCTCGGCAACAAGGGCCGCACCGAAGCTGGCGACGTACAAGTGATGAGCGCCGGCACCGGCATCGCTCACAGCGAGTACAACCTGGAAGACAAGGAAACCAAGATCTTCCAGATCTGGATTCTGCCGACCGAAACCGGTGCGCCGCCCTCGTGGGGAGCCAAGCCGTTTCCCAAAGGCGAGCGCGAGGGTTTTGTGACATTGGCCAGCGGCAAGGACGGCGACGATGAGAGCCTGCACATTCGCGCCAATGCACGTCTGGTGGCGGCGAACATCAAGGCCGGTGAAACCGCTGAATACCGACTGGATGAAGGGCGTCGCGCCTATCTGGTGCCGGCCACCGGCGTGATCGAGGTCAATGGCTTGCGTGCCCAAGCGCGTGACGGCGTGGCGGTGGCCCACGAGCAAGTGCTGACGGTCACGGCGATCGAGGACAGCGAGATCGTACTGGTCGACCTGGCTTGA
- a CDS encoding UvrD-helicase domain-containing protein, with protein MTQHTPDLPPELRPLAEMPWFKRLAARFFGHGLTKLRAQHRASWLHGQADGFRSGHTAGVEYGFKEGKLEGFEEGRQVLLIRDSRNTEHRPPSVDNHLFDDWRLPLTAELKKRIKADVARLLPRHAQPSAAQWKMIFSDTPSTSVVAGAGAGKSTTLVLRILLLSHYLGFELDSMTVVTFTRESRKDFINKLIEIFTLWGQPLNLKQARELVRTFHSRILPMVRSLPGFERLQAFENLSDRPQSGAEEVDSNPFDLRINDAQRQQLNACYHRLFNDDERFRQLIQPLSRAGLQLKELERDHPDVQKRMAVTELAAKRDEELCDVIEDLWFRAGAWPIKGIEPNRQAFEINGSKFHVHGYIPSLDAWVVLGFDPRENAQLTRPNAKLSVRAEWAVKRTLFQAFCRKPLIWLDSYESSRRVLATLAGDASAGPGFDYKVKGELASAPLLDCFVGAAGFIENLGLDVPDAVSRMSFAKDDPDRFFFEALSLFWRAFEDHLLDQKPPVMTYNRMFALFSEHSPENLKLLSDELLRPMAHLMIDEFQDVSPQIVSWIRASLNEIRSRGPAMHVGRGAQRSSLLCVGDDWQSIYGWRGSSPSYFMEFNKEFPSPSTTRVMLSDNYRSHQHIIDAAEHIVRAAPAIAGKKAKASGESKPLHPVNVLERDDEGLGQRLAEHYRRGDSILMLYRKSSDKLLIEQHIQPVLNVDSSLPYDARRLKQLTYHSAKGLQADAVFLLGDCQHLTSSPYKNQVYRMAGLGKTGDSEPYDSAQKDEILRLAYVGITRAVSHCYWYVEPQETQAVNMPRASDRVAKGKPFFVDHRNEKASA; from the coding sequence GTGACGCAACACACCCCCGATCTTCCCCCTGAACTTCGTCCACTGGCCGAGATGCCCTGGTTCAAACGTCTGGCCGCGCGATTCTTTGGTCACGGGTTGACCAAGCTGCGCGCCCAGCACCGGGCGTCGTGGCTGCACGGGCAAGCCGACGGATTTCGCAGTGGCCACACCGCTGGTGTCGAATACGGTTTCAAGGAGGGCAAGCTTGAGGGTTTCGAGGAAGGCCGGCAGGTGCTGCTGATTCGCGACAGCCGCAACACCGAGCATCGGCCGCCCAGCGTCGATAACCACCTGTTCGATGACTGGCGCCTGCCGCTGACGGCGGAACTGAAGAAACGCATCAAGGCTGACGTTGCCCGTTTGCTCCCGCGCCACGCCCAGCCCAGCGCTGCACAGTGGAAAATGATCTTCAGCGATACGCCGTCCACCTCGGTGGTGGCCGGTGCCGGCGCAGGTAAGTCGACTACGTTGGTGCTGCGCATTCTGTTGCTCAGCCATTATCTGGGTTTTGAGCTGGATTCGATGACCGTGGTGACCTTCACCCGCGAATCGCGAAAGGACTTCATCAACAAACTGATCGAAATCTTCACGCTGTGGGGGCAGCCGCTGAACCTCAAGCAGGCCCGCGAGCTGGTCAGAACCTTCCACTCACGCATCTTGCCGATGGTCCGCAGCCTGCCGGGTTTCGAGCGTTTGCAGGCCTTCGAGAACCTCAGCGATCGCCCGCAAAGCGGCGCAGAGGAGGTCGACAGCAATCCGTTTGACCTGCGTATCAATGACGCGCAGCGCCAGCAACTTAATGCTTGTTATCACCGCCTGTTCAACGACGATGAGCGTTTCCGCCAGTTGATCCAGCCGCTGTCCCGTGCCGGATTACAGTTGAAGGAACTGGAACGCGATCACCCCGATGTGCAGAAACGCATGGCGGTCACCGAACTGGCGGCCAAGCGCGATGAAGAGCTCTGCGATGTGATTGAGGATCTGTGGTTTCGCGCAGGGGCGTGGCCGATCAAAGGCATCGAACCGAATCGGCAGGCCTTCGAAATCAATGGTTCGAAGTTCCACGTTCATGGCTATATTCCCAGTCTCGATGCCTGGGTGGTGCTCGGCTTTGATCCCAGGGAAAACGCCCAGCTGACCCGACCCAACGCCAAGCTGAGTGTCCGTGCAGAGTGGGCGGTCAAGCGCACCCTGTTTCAAGCTTTCTGTCGTAAGCCATTGATATGGCTGGATAGTTACGAGTCATCCAGGCGCGTTCTTGCGACGTTGGCCGGAGATGCCAGCGCCGGTCCCGGATTTGATTACAAGGTCAAGGGCGAGCTGGCATCCGCGCCATTGCTCGATTGTTTCGTCGGCGCAGCGGGCTTTATCGAAAACCTCGGCCTGGATGTACCGGACGCGGTCAGTCGGATGAGCTTCGCCAAGGACGATCCTGATCGCTTTTTCTTTGAGGCCCTAAGCCTGTTCTGGCGGGCATTTGAAGATCACTTGCTGGATCAGAAACCGCCAGTGATGACCTACAACCGCATGTTTGCGCTGTTCAGCGAGCACTCGCCGGAAAACCTCAAGCTGCTCAGCGATGAACTGCTGCGACCCATGGCGCATCTGATGATCGATGAATTCCAGGACGTTTCGCCGCAAATCGTTTCGTGGATTCGTGCCAGCCTCAATGAAATTCGCAGCCGCGGCCCGGCCATGCACGTCGGGCGCGGGGCACAGCGTTCGTCGCTGTTGTGTGTCGGCGATGACTGGCAATCGATTTACGGCTGGCGCGGCAGTTCGCCGAGCTACTTCATGGAGTTCAACAAGGAATTCCCCTCGCCGAGCACAACGCGGGTCATGCTCAGCGACAACTACCGCAGCCATCAGCACATCATTGATGCCGCCGAACACATTGTTCGTGCAGCGCCAGCGATCGCGGGCAAGAAGGCCAAGGCCAGTGGTGAGTCCAAGCCGCTGCACCCGGTGAATGTGCTTGAGCGTGATGATGAAGGGCTCGGTCAGCGCCTCGCCGAACATTATCGACGGGGCGATTCAATCTTGATGCTCTATCGAAAAAGCAGCGATAAGTTATTGATTGAACAGCATATTCAGCCTGTACTTAATGTCGATTCGAGCTTGCCTTACGATGCGCGGCGGCTGAAACAACTGACCTATCACAGCGCCAAAGGCTTGCAGGCCGATGCGGTGTTTCTGCTGGGCGACTGCCAGCATCTGACCAGCTCGCCGTACAAGAATCAGGTCTATCGCATGGCTGGACTCGGCAAAACCGGCGACAGCGAGCCATATGACAGTGCGCAAAAGGATGAAATCCTTCGCCTCGCCTACGTTGGCATCACCCGAGCCGTCAGCCATTGCTACTGGTACGTCGAACCGCAGGAAACCCAAGCGGTGAACATGCCGCGAGCTTCGGATCGGGTTGCCAAGGGCAAGCCATTCTTTGTCGATCATCGAAACGAAAAGGCCAGCGCCTGA